In Leptolyngbya sp. 'hensonii', the following are encoded in one genomic region:
- the fni gene encoding type 2 isopentenyl-diphosphate Delta-isomerase, producing the protein MNQAKATQARKADHLRICLDEDVQFRQTTNGLDRYRFIHCCLPELDRTEIDLSTLFLGKRLGSPLLISSMTGGTQLAKTVNYRLAEVAQHYRLAMGVGSQRVAVENPQVVDTFAVRRVAPDIPLFANLGAVQLNYDYGLEQCLQAVDSLEADALILHLNPLQECVQSRGDTNFRGLLAKIATLCQCLPVPVIAKEVGNGISGAMAQKLIESGVSAIDVAGAGGTSWAKVESERAEDELQRRLGATFGDWGIPTSDCLVSVRSVAPTIPLIASGGLRNGLEAAKAIALGADLVGMALPFLQAACESEAALHGLTSLLIAEMTTTLFCTGCRDLGILRSAGVLQRL; encoded by the coding sequence CTGAATCAGGCAAAGGCAACACAGGCTCGCAAAGCCGATCATCTCAGAATTTGTCTGGATGAAGATGTCCAGTTTCGCCAGACCACAAACGGTCTGGATCGCTATCGATTTATCCACTGTTGTCTGCCAGAACTCGATCGCACGGAGATTGACCTCAGTACCCTATTTCTGGGCAAACGTCTGGGATCTCCTCTGCTGATCTCCTCGATGACCGGGGGCACCCAACTGGCAAAGACAGTCAACTACCGCCTGGCAGAGGTGGCTCAACACTACCGCCTCGCGATGGGTGTGGGGTCGCAACGGGTTGCCGTAGAAAATCCCCAGGTGGTGGATACTTTTGCGGTCCGGCGGGTGGCCCCTGATATTCCCCTGTTTGCTAATCTGGGAGCCGTGCAGTTGAATTATGACTATGGTCTGGAGCAATGTCTGCAGGCAGTGGATTCCCTGGAGGCCGATGCCCTGATCCTGCACCTGAATCCCCTGCAGGAATGTGTGCAGTCCAGGGGAGACACCAATTTCCGAGGTTTGCTGGCTAAGATAGCGACCCTCTGTCAGTGCCTGCCTGTGCCTGTGATCGCGAAGGAAGTTGGGAATGGAATTTCTGGAGCCATGGCCCAGAAGCTGATAGAGTCTGGGGTCAGCGCGATCGATGTTGCTGGGGCCGGAGGCACTTCCTGGGCTAAGGTAGAAAGTGAACGGGCAGAGGATGAACTCCAGCGACGGCTGGGTGCTACTTTTGGAGACTGGGGCATCCCTACATCTGATTGCCTGGTTTCGGTGCGATCGGTGGCTCCAACCATTCCCCTGATTGCTTCTGGAGGATTACGCAATGGTCTGGAGGCTGCTAAGGCAATCGCCCTGGGTGCGGATCTCGTGGGGATGGCCCTGCCGTTCCTGCAGGCAGCCTGTGAGTCAGAAGCGGCCCTCCATGGCCTCACCAGCCTATTAATTGCTGAGATGACCACAACCCTGTTTTGCACCGGCTGTCGAGATCTGGGGATCCTGAGATCGGCGGGTGTTCTGCAGCGATTGTAA